The Paenibacillus sp. RC334 nucleotide sequence CCAGAGCGTCAGAGATAACTTCGCTTCGAATAAGCTCGGACAAGGCTTCTTTCAAGTCTGCAGGCAGGCTTGGAATCCCTTCCTCAATCCGCTCTTCCTCAGACATAACATAGATGTTACGATCAATCGGAGCTGGCAGAGCCATTTGACGTTTGATACCGTCCAAACCGGCTCTCAGCATCACAGCCAGTGCCAAATAAGGATTGGCAGCCGGGTCAGGATTACGAACTTCGACGCGGGTACTCAAACCACGAGATGCCGGAATTCGAATCATCGGACTACGGTTACTGGCAGACCAGGCAACATAACAAGGAGCTTCATAACCCGGTACAAGACGTTTGTATGAATTCACTGTTGGATTCGTGATTGCTGCCATCGCACGTGCATGCTTGAGAATACCAGCCATATAATGGCGGGCCGTCTGGCTCAATCCGAGTTCGTCTGATTCATCATAAAATACGTTTTCATTGTCCTTGAACAACGATTGGTTACAGTGCATACCGGAGCCATTCACGCCAAACAAAGGTTTTGGCATAAAGGTGGCGTGCAGACCATGCTGACGTGCAATCGTCTTAACAACGAGCTTGAACGTTTGGATCTGATCGGCAGCTTTGATTGCATCCGCATATTTAAAGTCAATCTCATGCTGTCCAGGTGCAACTTCATGATGAGACGCTTCAATTTCAAAGCCCATCTCTTCAAGCTTAAGAACAATTTCCCGACGGCAGTTTTCACCCAGATCCATCGGTGCCAAGTCAAAATATCCACCTTGGTCATTCAATTCTGTAGTCGGTTCACCTTTTTCATCGGTTTTGAACAGAAAGAATTCAGGCTCAGGTCCGACATTCATCGAAGTATAACCCATTTCTTCTGCTTCCTTGAGTACACGTTTCAAGATACCGCGCGGGTCGCCGGCAAATGGAACTCCGTCCGGCTTATAAATATCGCAGATCAGACGAGCTACACGATCCGAGGTTACCCAAGGGAAAACTACCCATGTATCCAGATCAGGATATAAGTACATGTCAGATTCTTCAATGCGCACATAACCTTCAATGGAAGAACCGTCAAACATCATTTTGTTATCCAGCGCTTTTGGCAGTTGACTAACCGGAATTTCTACGTTCTTGATCGTACCAAGCAAATCTGTAAACTGCAAACGAATAAAACGAACATTTTCTTCTTCTGCAATCCGAAGAATATCTTCTCTGGTATAACTCACACTAACCTCTCCCTTTCTGTAACGACTATATACAAATCAGCTGTTCCATAATCCTTTTAAATAATGAGGCCTGGTCTGCAAGTAAAGCGGTAGTAT carries:
- the glnA gene encoding type I glutamate--ammonia ligase, yielding MSYTREDILRIAEEENVRFIRLQFTDLLGTIKNVEIPVSQLPKALDNKMMFDGSSIEGYVRIEESDMYLYPDLDTWVVFPWVTSDRVARLICDIYKPDGVPFAGDPRGILKRVLKEAEEMGYTSMNVGPEPEFFLFKTDEKGEPTTELNDQGGYFDLAPMDLGENCRREIVLKLEEMGFEIEASHHEVAPGQHEIDFKYADAIKAADQIQTFKLVVKTIARQHGLHATFMPKPLFGVNGSGMHCNQSLFKDNENVFYDESDELGLSQTARHYMAGILKHARAMAAITNPTVNSYKRLVPGYEAPCYVAWSASNRSPMIRIPASRGLSTRVEVRNPDPAANPYLALAVMLRAGLDGIKRQMALPAPIDRNIYVMSEEERIEEGIPSLPADLKEALSELIRSEVISDALGDHALAYFYELKEIEWDMYRTQVHQWERDQYLTLY